ATCCGCCCGACGTCGCGAACGGAACGACGGTTTTTCCCGAAAAATCATACGATTCGAGGAAGGTGGCGATGATCGAAGGCTCGCGATACCACCAGATCGGGAAGCCGATCAAGACGGCGTCGTAAGAGGAAAGATCGGTTCTTACTCCGATCTCGGGGCGCGCGGAACGATCCGCCATTTCGACGCTGCTTCGGGAATTCTTATTCA
This genomic stretch from Clostridia bacterium harbors:
- a CDS encoding flavodoxin (An electron-transfer protein; flavodoxin binds one FMN molecule, which serves as a redox-active prosthetic group) — encoded protein: NKNSRSSVEMADRSARPEIGVRTDLSSYDAVLIGFPIWWYREPSIIATFLESYDFSGKTVVPFATSGGSGLGDTAKNMRALAPGAVVLDGKRFKASANERELKEWADEVLSR